ACAGTTTTATATGATGTGCTGCAAAATGCAACTAATAATTATCTGTTGCGTCAAGTGGGTATGTTCGTAGCCCATATTTTGATTTTATTGTTTTTGAATTTGGGTTTAGCAATGCTGCTATATCAAGACAGAAAACTCTTCGATAGAAAAGTCTGGCAAGAATTTATTGAGTTTTGGCTGACTAAAGATAAATTTTTGTACAAAGTATTATTTAACGCCAGAGATTATTTGAGAAAGGACTTTCATCCTTCACAAAACGATAATCTTTTCTTGATTGACAGAGTGAAAGTATAATCGCTTAAGATTAAATAAGAGATTTAATCATCTGTTTAATTTCTAGGCACAACAGGTAAAATCAATCCTTCACGCGCTAATAATGCTTGAGGAAAAGCATTTTTAACTTCAGTTTGCACAGAGTCGAGAAAATCATCGTGATCGTCTGGGTGGTGGTGTGAAATAACTAATCGTTTCACCCCAGCATGATGAGCCAAATTCACAGCAGTTTTCCAAAGTAATTCAGCGTATTCATGGCTGTGCGCGGTTGGGGGAGTGTATGTAGCATTAGCTATCAGCAAATCTACGCCTTCAATTAGCTGTTTAATACATTCAAGCTCGATTTCGTCGGCACCCTGATACAAATCTGTCATGTAGGCAACGCTGTAATTCTTCCAAGAAATTCGGTATCCTGCCGATCGCTGATTTTGATTGATCAATGCAGTTTGAATCGTCACATCATCTAAAATTACCTGACTACCCGAAGTCAAATTGTTAAACAGCAATTCTGCCTGCATCACCTGCAAAGGATAAGGAAAGTGCGGTTGCAGCATCTGATCGCATAAAGACTGCTTAATAGAAGCACCATTTGAGGCAGCTGTACCGTAAATATGAAAGCAATTTTCTGAAACAAATGCAGGGGCAAAAAAGGGAAAGCCTTGAATACGATTTGATTGAGAGTTGGTAAAAAATAAATGCGCTACTAGTGGTTTTGAGAGTTCTAGCCAACTTCTTCCCAGGATGCGTAAACCTGTACCCCCATCAAAAATCAAGCGTTTTCCAGCTACACGCATTTCTACACAAGCAGTATTACCACCATAGCGGCTGGTATCGCTGCTGGGGGTGGCTATTAAACCCCGCACACCCCAG
Above is a genomic segment from Tolypothrix sp. NIES-4075 containing:
- a CDS encoding MBL fold metallo-hydrolase; its protein translation is MSNTELSGFHNAKQTTSTNDPAEEFIVQFWGVRGLIATPSSDTSRYGGNTACVEMRVAGKRLIFDGGTGLRILGRSWLELSKPLVAHLFFTNSQSNRIQGFPFFAPAFVSENCFHIYGTAASNGASIKQSLCDQMLQPHFPYPLQVMQAELLFNNLTSGSQVILDDVTIQTALINQNQRSAGYRISWKNYSVAYMTDLYQGADEIELECIKQLIEGVDLLIANATYTPPTAHSHEYAELLWKTAVNLAHHAGVKRLVISHHHPDDHDDFLDSVQTEVKNAFPQALLAREGLILPVVPRN